TCCATAACTGACGCGACAAATTCAAGCCCGCTCGCATTAAGAGCTCCAATGTCAGTAAAGTTATCGATTTCAGACTCCTGGTTAGAGCCTTCAGGCGTGAAGGTAAAGGTCCCTTCAGTGAGGTTTACCGTATTGTCGAATAATACAGTAAGATCCTCATTTTCGTTCTCCTGCTCTTCTGCTTCATCGACAACTGTGATATTAGCTACGTAAAGAGCATCTCCAAGTACCGCATTTCCATCATCTTCAGTTGTGTACCAGAAGCTTATTACGTCTCCTTCATTTACTTTGTTCATCCCGAAATCCTGTTGAGCTGGTTCCCCGTTTATGTAGACGAACCACATTTTATTGAATTCCCGGTCGTTTTCGATTTCCTGGATGCTCTCAAGCTTGAGTGGCACGTTTGAAACATTGCCGGTCTGGTCCCCGGTCACGTTAGTCATATTTCCGGTGGTCACGCCAGTCATATTACCGGTCATGTTGTCTGTAACATTATCAGCTACACCGGTCATGTTGTCCGTGGTCACATTGGTCATGTTGCCTGTAACATTGTCAGTTACGTTGGTCACATTTCCAGTGGTCACGTTAGTCATCTTTTCGACCAGATCACCAATATCTTCAATGGTAGCCGTGTTCTGAGTTATGTTGCAGATAACCGTCCATGTCACGATTCTGACCATATCATCGATATTTCTGACTGCGACCATTTTCTTGGTTACGTTTTCCACGCCCTGATTGGTGTTTTCTTCCATTTCGGTTGTGTTATCCATAGCCCCGATAATAGCCGTATTTCCGTCCATCGCAATCAGATCATCTATATCCTCTTCATCTATTTCGGGTACATCATCCGTACTTCTGACTATGACCATGTTCCCGGTGAAATTGTATGCAGCGGGTTCAGTCATATTAGCCGTGCCTGTGTCCGTTTCAGTGAGATTGGCTATTGCATCGGATATTTCGGCGGCATCAGCTATGTTTTTGATTACAACCATTTTTCGGGTCATATCGCCGGTCACGGTTCCGGTCATATTTCCAGCCGTAAGTACAGTCATGTTGTCCATGCCTTCTGTCATGTTATTCATACCGCTGGCATTATCCATGCCCTGTGACGTGTTCAACATGATTGTTCCGGTCATATTCCCGGTTGTAATTATGGTTATGTTTCTGGAGACATCCATATTACTGGTATCGTTGGTAGCGTTATTTGTAGCATTATTTGCGTTATCGGCAGTCTCAGTAACATTATTTACAGTCTCAGTAATGTTATTGGCAGTCTCAGTAACGTTATTTCCAGCCTCAGTAACGTTATTTCCAGCCTCAGTCATATTTTCAGTGGCATCATCCATACCTTCTGCCATGCCATCCGTTTTTCCGAAGATGACCACGCTTCCAGGTATACCATCAACTTTTCCGGCCATGACGGCTTTTTCTGTCATGTTACCCATATCTTTGATCAGAATAATCTTCCCGCTTACCTCAAGCGTTTCGGGAATATTCATATCACTGCTAACATCAGTCGTATTACCGGTGGCGTTATTCATACCGTCAGTAACATTACTCATGTTATCATCACTCATGTTATCCTCAAATTCCATTTCTTCGACAACGACCGCATTTCCGATGATATCACATGTAATGGTTTCAGTAATATCGCCGGTTGTGATCATGTTTATGTTCTCCATGTTTCCGAATACGTCTGTCTGTGCCTGTACGGCCACAATAGGCAGAGCCAGACATAATACTAACAGGAAAACCATCAATTTCATCTTCATTCTATACCCCCCGTATACGAGTCCGGTCTTATGGACCGATTGCAATCATAGAGTTTGATTAAATAAAAATGGTTTTAATAATAACCACTTTAATAATAAAAGGGGAATTTATAAATAATTAATCTTTATTTAACTATAGAAGGGGTAATTTAGAGTTTCAGAGTCAATAAATGCTCAGAAAATGGTATTGACCACAAAAGTATATTTTTTATGATATTTATACAGCTTCTGCGCAAAAACTTCAAAAAAGAAATATTCCAGGCCATAATTTTTAAAAATAGAGATACAGGAAATCTAAATAACTTATTTTAAGCAGTTTTCAGCCCATTCTCTTACCATATTAAACATTCCATCCGGTACTTCTGACAGATCGTGCCCTGTAACTTCGAATATTGAGTTTTCTGGTTCCTATTTCAGGAAAATATGAATACATTGATCTTCATGAAGGAAGTTTTTCACATTCATCTCCGCGTATAAGGAGAAATAAAACCACTCATCAGGATAAAAGATCGGTCTTCTGGAACAGGACAATAAAGTGCTCCTTCAGGACTAAAATCAGTTTTAAAATGAATATCATAAGTACTTGAAGAAAAATAACATAAAAAGATAGTTTTTCCAGAGAGAAATGTTATAATAACTTCCAGGCACATTCAAAGGCATAACTTTAATTAAAAATATGGCAAATGAAAAGTGATTTTGCTGACAATACTTTACTGGCACTTACCGGAGCTATTATTATGGAGAATCTCATAAATTTTTTTAAGAAGGATAAATTCGCCATGCATTCAGGCATACAACTGCTGGAAGCCTCCCCAGGCTAT
This window of the Methanosarcina mazei S-6 genome carries:
- a CDS encoding DUF4430 domain-containing protein; the protein is MKMKLMVFLLVLCLALPIVAVQAQTDVFGNMENINMITTGDITETITCDIIGNAVVVEEMEFEDNMSDDNMSNVTDGMNNATGNTTDVSSDMNIPETLEVSGKIILIKDMGNMTEKAVMAGKVDGIPGSVVIFGKTDGMAEGMDDATENMTEAGNNVTEAGNNVTETANNITETVNNVTETADNANNATNNATNDTSNMDVSRNITIITTGNMTGTIMLNTSQGMDNASGMNNMTEGMDNMTVLTAGNMTGTVTGDMTRKMVVIKNIADAAEISDAIANLTETDTGTANMTEPAAYNFTGNMVIVRSTDDVPEIDEEDIDDLIAMDGNTAIIGAMDNTTEMEENTNQGVENVTKKMVAVRNIDDMVRIVTWTVICNITQNTATIEDIGDLVEKMTNVTTGNVTNVTDNVTGNMTNVTTDNMTGVADNVTDNMTGNMTGVTTGNMTNVTGDQTGNVSNVPLKLESIQEIENDREFNKMWFVYINGEPAQQDFGMNKVNEGDVISFWYTTEDDGNAVLGDALYVANITVVDEAEEQENENEDLTVLFDNTVNLTEGTFTFTPEGSNQESEIDNFTDIGALNASGLEFVASVMDNATDDTSDDMDDMNNDDMGEDDTNNMDTGTEGMNENDTDDMNGDDSTNNDM